The following DNA comes from Verrucomicrobiia bacterium.
GATATGAGTTTAGTCAAACCTATAAAGAAAGGTAAGCAAGATGAATAATTTTACTCCTCGAGCGCAACAGGTGTTGGCATTGGCGCGTAAAGAGGCCGACCGATTTAACCATAATTATGTGGGCACCGAGCATTTGTTGTTAGGCCTAATTAAGTTGGGGCAGGGTGTGGCAGTCAATGTGCTGCAAAAAATGGGGTTGGATTTGGAAACGGTGCGTGCCGAAGTGGAGAAGCAAGTTGGCACGGGTCCGGATACCAAAATGGCAGGAAATATTCCTTACACGCCTCGTGTGAAAAAAGTTTTGGCATTAGCGGATAAAGAGGCGAAGACTTTGAACCACAGTTATGTGGGCACGGAACATTTATTGTTGGGTTTGTTGCGTGAAGGAGATGGCGTGGCGGCGCGCGTGTTAAAAAGTTTGGATGTGGATATTGAACGCACCCGTTTGGAAGTGTTAAAGGAATTGGATCCGGGTTATACGGGCGAAGAAGGCGAAGAAAGCGCAGAACAGGCTGAGCAAGGAGCGGCACCTCAAGAAAAGCGTTCGGAAAAAATGCCAGCGTTGAAAGCATTTGGTCGTGATTTAACGGATTTGGCTAAGAAGGGTGATCTCGATCCGGTGATTGGTCGCAAAAATGAGATTGAGCGTGTGATTCAGATTTTATGTCGACGCACCAAAAATAATCCTGTTTTGATCGGAGAAGCGGGCGTAGGTAAAACAGCGATTGTGGAGGGTTTGGCGCAAGAAATTATTTTGGGCAATGTGCCGGATTTGTTGCGTGATAAAAAAGTGGTAACTTTGGATTTGGCCTTGATGGTGGCGGGCACCAAATATCGCGGTCAATTTGAAGAGCGCATTAAAGCGGTGATGGAAGAGATTCGACGCCATAAAAATGTGATTCTTTTTATTGATGAGTTGCACACGATTGTGGGCGCAGGTTCTGCGGAAGGAGCGATGGATGCTTCGAATATTATTAAACCGGCGCTTTCTCGAGGCGAGTTGCAATGTGTTGGCGCAACGACTTTGAATGAATATCGCAAGTATATTGAAAAAGATTCCGCGTTGGAACGACGTTTTCAAACGGTGAAGGTAGAAGCGCCTTCGGTGGATGAAGCGATTCAGATTTTGAAAGGTTTACGTCCGAAATATGAGGCGCATCACAAGGCGAAAATTTTAGATGTTTCGGTAGAAGCAGCGGTAAAATTGTCGGATCGCTATTTAGCGGGACGCCAGTTGCCCGATAAGGCTATCGATGTGATGGATGAAGCGGGCGCGCGGGCACGAATTGCTGCCACGATTCAACCTCCTAATTTTAAAGAGTTAGAGTCAAAAATGGAAGAGGTTCGAATCGAGAAAGAGACAGCTATCAAGAATCAGGATTTTGAAGCGGCAGCAGCTTTGCGTGATAAAGAGAAAGAGGCAAAAACCAATTACGAAGAAAAGGTTAAGGCTTGGAAAACGCATCGTGAGGAACAGATTGTGACAGTTGATGAGGATGATGTATTTCAAGTGATGTCTAAGTGGACGGGTATTCCTTTACAACGTTTGACGATGGAAGAGTCGGCACGGTTGCTTCGTGTTGCTGAGGAGTTGAAAGGAAAAGTGATTGGCCAGGATGAAGCAGTGAATGCGATTGGTCGGGCTTTGCGACGTTCGCGTGCAGATTTGAAAGATCCGAAGCGTCCTATTGGGAGTTTTATTTTCTTGGGGCCAACAGGTGTTGGAAAATCGCATTTGGCCAAGGTGTTGGCGGAATATATGTTTGGTAACAGTGATGCGCTCATTCAGATCGATATGAGTGAGTATATGGAGAAATTTAATGTTTCGCGATTGGTAGGATCGCCTCCCGGTTATGTGGGTTACGAGGAAGGGGGACAGTTGACGGAACGTGTGCGACGTCATCCTTATAGCGTTGTTTTGTTTGATGAGATCGAAAAAGCGCATCCCGAAGTTTGGAATATTTTGCTCCAGATTTTGGAAGATGGCATGATTACCGATAGTTTGGGTCGTAAGATTGATTTTCGCAATACGGTTATTATTTTAACTTCTAACGTTGGAGCGGATATTGTTCGTAAATCGACCAGCTTAGGCTTCGGCACAAAAATGGATAGCGAGAGCTATGATCAAATGAAGGAAAAGATGTTGGAAGAAACCAAACGCGTTTTTAAACCGGAATTTCTTAATCGTTTGGATGATATTATTGTTTTCCATTCTTTGACCAAAGAAGATTTGCGACACATTGTGGATATTGAAGTGGGCAAGGTAGTCACTCGTTTGCATTATAAAGAGATCGCTTTGGAATTAACAGATGCCGCGAAAGACTTTTTGATTGAGAAGGGTTACGATCCCGCTTATGGAGCGCGTCCTTTGCGTCGTGCTGTGGAGCGAAATATCGAAGATTATGTGGCCGAAGAAATTTTGAAGGGTAATGTGAAACCAACCAGTGTGATTAAGGTGGATTGTGAAGAAGGTAAGTTGAAGTTTGATATTACTACAGCGCCGCCGCTTAATATTGAAGGCTCAGAACCCGTTTCCACGCCACCGCCTCAAAATTCTTAATTTAGTTCCGGTAAAAGAGCAGCTTTAAAATGAAATAGTTTCTCCTGGTAAGGGGATAGTAATTTTCATTTTAGGCCGCGCTTCTCGGATTTTAGTCTGGAACCATTCCAAAGCTGGCTCATCTCCATGAATAAGTAAAACATGGCGAGGATTGACTTGGATAATGTAATTGAGAATATCTTCGCGTTGGGCGTGGGCCGTTAAATCAAAACAATCGATTTCACAGCGAATCGGTTGCTCACCCTCTTCCGGATCTAAAGTAACTGATTTATTTT
Coding sequences within:
- a CDS encoding ATP-dependent Clp protease ATP-binding subunit yields the protein MNNFTPRAQQVLALARKEADRFNHNYVGTEHLLLGLIKLGQGVAVNVLQKMGLDLETVRAEVEKQVGTGPDTKMAGNIPYTPRVKKVLALADKEAKTLNHSYVGTEHLLLGLLREGDGVAARVLKSLDVDIERTRLEVLKELDPGYTGEEGEESAEQAEQGAAPQEKRSEKMPALKAFGRDLTDLAKKGDLDPVIGRKNEIERVIQILCRRTKNNPVLIGEAGVGKTAIVEGLAQEIILGNVPDLLRDKKVVTLDLALMVAGTKYRGQFEERIKAVMEEIRRHKNVILFIDELHTIVGAGSAEGAMDASNIIKPALSRGELQCVGATTLNEYRKYIEKDSALERRFQTVKVEAPSVDEAIQILKGLRPKYEAHHKAKILDVSVEAAVKLSDRYLAGRQLPDKAIDVMDEAGARARIAATIQPPNFKELESKMEEVRIEKETAIKNQDFEAAAALRDKEKEAKTNYEEKVKAWKTHREEQIVTVDEDDVFQVMSKWTGIPLQRLTMEESARLLRVAEELKGKVIGQDEAVNAIGRALRRSRADLKDPKRPIGSFIFLGPTGVGKSHLAKVLAEYMFGNSDALIQIDMSEYMEKFNVSRLVGSPPGYVGYEEGGQLTERVRRHPYSVVLFDEIEKAHPEVWNILLQILEDGMITDSLGRKIDFRNTVIILTSNVGADIVRKSTSLGFGTKMDSESYDQMKEKMLEETKRVFKPEFLNRLDDIIVFHSLTKEDLRHIVDIEVGKVVTRLHYKEIALELTDAAKDFLIEKGYDPAYGARPLRRAVERNIEDYVAEEILKGNVKPTSVIKVDCEEGKLKFDITTAPPLNIEGSEPVSTPPPQNS